The proteins below come from a single Rosa rugosa chromosome 2, drRosRugo1.1, whole genome shotgun sequence genomic window:
- the LOC133734301 gene encoding protein transport protein Sec61 subunit beta gives MARGSSQSQATSSSTTSRPGVMAPRGSAAATAGMRRRRLGGGGNSSSGSIGGGGGGSGAGNNMLRFYTDDAPGLKISPTVVLVMSLCFIGFVTALHVFGKLYLHRSTGGA, from the coding sequence ATGGCTCGAGGCTCATCTCAGTCCCAAGCGACGTCGTCTTCCACGACCTCACGCCCCGGCGTCATGGCTCCTCGTGGTTCAGCTGCCGCCACAGCTGGAATGCGCCGCCGTCGTCTCGGCGGAGGCGGCAACTCCAGCTCCGGAAGCAtcggcggcggcggaggcggCTCTGGTGCCGGAAACAACATGCTCAGGTTCTACACCGACGACGCTCCTGGCTTGAAGATCtcccccaccgtcgttctcgtCATGAGCCTCTGCTTCATCGGCTTCGTCACTGCCCTCCACGTCTTCGGCAAGCTCTACCTCCACCGATCTACCGGCGGAGCTTAA
- the LOC133727762 gene encoding cytochrome P450 CYP749A22-like: protein MILSILCVLLLLALIKAFHKLWWTPTRIQNLMRLQGIKGPSYRLHHGNTKEIMNMQNEALSRPINVSHDIYSHVQPHIHEWTKRYGKNFLQWYGLQPVLVVTEPELCKEILNNKDGVYPKQKPPEIVKKLLGDSISMTEGEKWVKLRKVSNHAFHGDSLKNMFADMKASAETMVESWKVHEGKEIDVFEEFRLYTSEVISRTAFGSSYLEGKTIFDKLSKLYGIIFRNLLKIRIPGMSKVFRTSDDIESDELEKGIRNSILEIVKKREMEATIGEDNSFGNDFLGLLLEAHHGSNDKQRISIDELVEECRTFYFAGQETTNSILSWIILLLAQHPDWQEEARKEVLQLFGKQTPNYDGLAKLKTMSMIINETLRLYPPAPLLVRKVAREVRLGKLLVPANMELLVPPLALHHETQFWGQDVGLFKPERFSEGVAKATNDNMAAFMPFGMGPRMCVGFNFAATEAKIALSMILQRYSFTLSPGYVHSPCPFLTVRPQHGVQVILHSL, encoded by the exons ATGATCTTAAGCATTCTGTGTGTGTTGCTTCTCTTAGCTCTGATCAAGGCCTTTCACAAACTATGGTGGACTCCGACTCGCATTCAGAATCTGATGCGTCTGCAGGGAATCAAAGGTCCTTCTTACAGACTTCACCATGGAAACACCAAAGAGATCATGAACATGCAAAATGAAGCGCTGAGCAGGCCCATAAATGTATCACATGATATCTATTCTCATGTTCAACCTCATATTCATGAATGGACCAAGAGATATG GGAAGAATTTTCTTCAATGGTATGGTCTTCAACCTGTTTTGGTTGTTACAGAACCCGAGTTGTGCAAAGAGATCCTCAACAACAAAGATGGAGTTTATCCGAAACAGAAGCCACCTGAAATTGTGAAGAAGCTATTAGGAGATAGCATATCCATGACAGAAGGTGAAAAATGGGTAAAGTTGAGAAAGGTGTCTAACCATGCCTTCCATGGAGACAGCTTAAAA AATATGTTTGCAGACATGAAAGCTAGTGCTGAGACGATGGTAGAAAGTTGGAAAGTTCATGAAGGAAAAGAGATTGATGTGTTTGAAGAATTTCGGTTGTACACTTCTGAAGTGATTTCAAGGACAGCATTTGGCAGCAGCTACTTAGAAGGCAAGACCATTTTTGACAAGTTGTCGAAGTTATACGGCATAATATTCAGAAATCTTCTCAAAATCAGGATTCCTGGCATGAG CAAGGTTTTTAGAACCAGTGATGACATTGAATCGGACGAGCTTGAGAAAGGAATACGCAACTCCATATTGGAAATTGTTAAGAAAAGAGAAATGGAGGCTACCATTGGAGAAGACAACAGCTTTGGGAATGATTTTCTAGGATTGCTTTTAGAGGCTCATCATGGTTCCAATGACAAGCAGCGGATTTCGATTGACGAGTTGGTTGAGGAATGCAGGACTTTTTACTTTGCTGGACAAGAGACTACTAATTCTATACTTTCATGGATTATCCTTCTTCTGGCACAGCACCCTGATTGGCAAGAGGAAGCAAGAAAAGAGGTGCTACAGTTGTTTGGCAAGCAGACTCCAAATTACGATGGCCTTGCCAAACTCAAAACA ATGAGTATGATTATCAATGAGACTCTAAGGTTATATCCTCCTGCTCCTTTGCTTGTAAGGAAAGTTGCAAGGGAAGTCAGACTGGGAAAACTCCTAGTTCCTGCTAATATGGAGTTGCTTGTCCCACCTCTAGCACTTCACCATGAAACCCAGTTCTGGGGACAAGATGTGGGATTGTTCAAGCCAGAGCGATTCTCTGAAGGGGTTGCTAAGGCTACAAACGATAACATGGCCGCATTCATGCCCTTTGGAATGGGACCTAGAATGTGTGTCGGATTCAACTTTGCTGCCACTGAAGCAAAGATTGCTCTGTCAATGATTCTCCAACGCTACTCATTTACCCTTTCCCCGGGTTATGTCCACTCGCCTTGTCCGTTTCTTACCGTTCGGCCACAACATGGAGTTCAAGTAATACTACACTCACTCTGA
- the LOC133730502 gene encoding uncharacterized protein LOC133730502 produces MASSKQVQVTACILWLLFLTLPCSSSTESLYQHSLVVGENATLGLSHVKVKISTTSRFQTFEVCFHRNTSRGIGMCPDSQWEKVSKGSWSGSMSPFEHKLLDIRTAGSSLQNFEVFINEEFFLSRLIFFVMKLLPTGLKNSLAIFVLSSVVGLGSFLLRYIPGLLSSVLTELGISEDMYNVLAIFLLAFVFLAGAWLGFWTVRKMALNEDGSIDSSTSLFVLWTIRFVAVIFLSQSSSDQLLAAGAIMVPLVPFIVRKIAIILGTLVPLIRKITISFGPIVVFIARTFTIVCGCIISSAREIFRWIRGRHMYRKLLRSPKKKSRRLEIPDSSPSECAPNEVVNEFQSNEDYKLPRPGSRNSTSSSRISPGLGSKSASPSDGRLYPSYIHTTPERRAMTKHEWDSLTRHNREGLGRTCFFS; encoded by the exons ATGGCTTCTTCTAAGCAGGTTCAGGTCACAGCTTGTATTCTATGGCTTCTGTTCCTCACACTTCCATGTTCTTCTTCCACTGAATCACTCTATCAGCATTCTTTGGTTGTTGGTGAAAATGCTACTTTAGGATTGTCTCATG TGAAGGTGAAGATATCAACAACATCAAGATTTCAGACTTTTGAGGTTTGTTTCCATAGAAATACGTCCCGTGGGATAGGAATGTGCCCTGACAGCCAGTGGGAGAAAGTTTCCAAGGGGTCCTGGTCTGGGTCCATGTCACCTTTTGAGCACAAACTCTTGGATATACGAACAGCTGGTTCATCCTTACAGAATTTTGAAGTGTTCATTAACGAAGAATTTTTCTTATCTCGCTTAATATTTTTT GTAATGAAGCTTCTCCCAACTGGTCTGAAGAATTCACTTGCAATTTTCGTCTTGTCATCTGTGGTTGGTTTGGGATCTTTTCTCCTCCGCTACATCCCAGGACTACTAAGTTCAGTACTCACAGAGCTTGGAATTAGTGAGGATATGTATAATGTTTTGGCCATATTTCTTCTGGCTTTTGTTTTTCTGGCTGGAGCATGGTTGGGATTCTGGACAGTTCGTAAAATGGCCTTGAACGAAGATGGATCAATTGATTCTAGCACATCTCTGTTTGTTTTGTGGACCATTCGCTTCGTAGCTGTTATTTTTCTTTCACAGAGTTCCAGCGATCAACTACTGGCAGCAGGAGCTATAATGGTACCTTTAGTCCCTTTTATAGTGAGGAAAATTGCCATTATACTCGGAACTTTAGTCCCTTTAATCAGGAAAATCACTATATCCTTTGGACCTATAGTCGTTTTCATAGCGAGGACATTCACTATAGTATGTGGATGCATAATCTCTTCAGCAAGGGAAATCTTTAGATGGATCCGTGGTCGTCACATGTACAGGAAATTGTTGAGATCACCCAAAAAGAAGAGCAGAAGATTAGAGATTCCTGATTCTTCACCTTCTGAATGTGCTCCTAATGAAGTCGTTAACGAGTTTCAGAGCAATGAGGACTATAAGCTACCGAGGCCTGGTTCCAGAAACTCTACCTCGTCTTCACGCATTTCACCTGGCCTAGGTTCTAAAAGTGCATCACCATCAGATGGAAGGTTATATCCTTCTTACATCCACACTACACCTGAAAGGAGAGCAATGACAAAACATGAGTGGGACAGTCTCACTAGACACAACAGAGAAGGCCTTGGAAGAACTTGCTTCTTCTCCTGA
- the LOC133727763 gene encoding uncharacterized protein LOC133727763 isoform X1 produces MVPWWLTSEHDLRRRRKKNQMDLFSEILGMTMHEDSCLIRISMGNYQKQSKAMSDALGQFSGKKPVGLDCTSWLFVVREVLRFDLYGKDYFIVMNASEITDKLGLHTFVNANGDIGEEWCGECFGIGSSLKTLRRKDLNY; encoded by the exons ATGGTGCCATGGTGGTTGACGTCTGAGCACGACCTTCGCCGCCGCCGAAAGAAGAACCAAATGGATTTATTTTCTGAGATTTTGGGTATGACGATGCATGAAGACTCGTGCTTGATCAGGATCTCAATGGG GAACTAtcaaaagcaaagcaaagctATGTCCGATGCTCTCGGTCAATTCTCAG GGAAGAAGCCCGTAGGGCTGGATTGCACCAGCTGGCTTTTTGTGGTTCGTGAGGTACTGAG ATTTGACCTTTATGGGAAAGACTACTTCATTGTCATGAATGCTTCAGAGATCACTGAcaaacttggtctccacactttcgTCAACGCCAATG GTGATATTGGGGAAGAATGGTGTGGTGAATGTTTTGGAATTGGGTCCTCTCTCAAGACTTTGAGAAGGAAggatttgaattattga
- the LOC133727763 gene encoding uncharacterized protein LOC133727763 isoform X2, which produces MVPWWLTSEHDLRRRRKKNQMDLFSEILGMTMHEDSCLIRISMGNYQKQSKAMSDALGQFSGKKPVGLDCTSWLFVVREVLRFDLYGKDYFIVMNASEITDKLGLHTFVNANGWESYVWLF; this is translated from the exons ATGGTGCCATGGTGGTTGACGTCTGAGCACGACCTTCGCCGCCGCCGAAAGAAGAACCAAATGGATTTATTTTCTGAGATTTTGGGTATGACGATGCATGAAGACTCGTGCTTGATCAGGATCTCAATGGG GAACTAtcaaaagcaaagcaaagctATGTCCGATGCTCTCGGTCAATTCTCAG GGAAGAAGCCCGTAGGGCTGGATTGCACCAGCTGGCTTTTTGTGGTTCGTGAGGTACTGAG ATTTGACCTTTATGGGAAAGACTACTTCATTGTCATGAATGCTTCAGAGATCACTGAcaaacttggtctccacactttcgTCAACGCCAATG GCTGGGAAAGCTATGTTTGGCTGTTCTGA